The Sphaeramia orbicularis chromosome 18, fSphaOr1.1, whole genome shotgun sequence genome contains a region encoding:
- the znf219 gene encoding zinc finger protein 219 isoform X1 — translation MDSPPECVLSLSCEQPQSPPTLPSLDHSPQASSPHTQLSLPDSPIALPIHSPEPSPQSPDTTPYFPLSPFPLLQDTNTNYHGVDEDDDEDEELDGVPSSPTPAVALFPGGGGPEAGCSPGLDSSPPATPSAPLLGFGALELALSSGQSGNCNDELDLQLFQKDTVTRAMPGVGGASSGPALRFPCHVCGKRFRFQSILSLHARAHSLDRDRRASALYRTGLPSTPIKQHLKVQQNHKDLIQNHRSQSNQRLLPATLIQHLTEEDDVDGEMKGLDDSLQADQNTNFLLDDSTPLTPPLTEDPISVTSPYSSNPSTIGEAASTPIAPTFRCHACKGKFRTASELARHVRILHNPYKCTLCAFSASQEESLASHLQECHPSPDVPTLPPAFISRPIIATPDTPVPTPSHTPAPTPNTTQTASGATAAAASSLPAFRCDTCGQRFTQSWFLKGHMRKHKDSLDHKCQVCGRGFKEPWFLKNHMKVHLNKLGLKAGLGNLGGPAGAEQPAKGSATNQSLNALYSSLLLAQRGGGRGQGRSERDTGGRIGIGSSKSAILGYLGLPSDGSGGSCMERLQAVAQVAEMGNGGSSSVSASGGGDPGRGGGATRGGSTGETAALVSEGGEQVTWWQLVARSLAVAQQQQQQQQQRPQQQGQRGQGRNSVITEADQVRAYLGGLDPREETGGAGGPWECPDCGKLFRSLQQVVVHARVHTQRPQKGGGSREEGSGSRRGAGLGRGGSGEVRQESQLHSSGSQQTGEARHESKLHSGGSQQAGAPTGFHSVISSFKGENGLTAVSSIPSVPTRERVRGRGIKDCPYCGKAFRSSHHLKVHLRVHTGERPYKCPHCDYAGTQSGSLKYHLQRHHREQRNALSASSNPSSTGLTSSINSLTSGTSGLAKQRRSQQNHCPVTRGPTDTSTSRPNQQSWLLGLPDQREHRKALAALRDVDLETQYRYLSGVMGALYQGGMEGGWIRESPPPKTQKVSRRKPLTTSRMVQPTNDKEGPASSTQEGGFEPLDLSRRPSPGLGGMEEDGLISIGDGGGIGGAEGGGDSTTGVTLSQCLFCPFRTSSAELMAMHLQVNHTSKSRRKRGSSAALDDDGAPKTTKSHTTHSDSLRMWRLVSETESQAPQSEWSSTQAPNQNGISEDEQEHLDDDLDHQDSSSASGSKNVADSLALKEKTEGEEEDQEEELEENLEDSSEEDSPRQDQDLGMSLTLSPALTSIHLTEEEERVLTD, via the exons ATGGATTCTCCACCGGAGTGTGTGTTGTCTCTTTCTTGTGAGCAGCCCCAGTCTCCCCCAACACTGCCTTCTCTGGACCACAGTCCCCAGGCTTCTTCTCCTCACACCCAGCTCTCACTACCTGACAGCCCCATTGCCCTTCCCATTCACAGCCCAGAACCTTCCCCTCAGAGCCCAGACACTACGCCTTATTTCCCCCTCTCTCCCTTTCCCCTCCTCCAGGACACTAACACCAATTatcatggtgttgatgaagacgatgatgaagatgaagagctgGATGGAGTTCCTTCATCCCCAACTCCAGCTGTTGCTCTGTTTCCAGGAGGAGGGGGACCAGAAGCTGGATGTAGCCCTGGTTTGGACTCCTCTCCTCCAGCCACCCCATCGGCACCACTCCTTGGGTTTGGGGCGCTGGAACTGGCCCTTTCCTCGGGGCAGAGTGGAAACTGCAATGATGAGCTGGATCTCCAGCTGTTTCAGAAGGATACCGTTACCAGAGCGATGCCTGGAGTTGGAGGGGCTTCCTCAGGCCCTGCGCTCAGATTTCCCTGCCATGTGTGTGGAAAGAGATTCAGATTCCAAAGTATTTTGTCTCTCCATGCCCGAGCTCACAGTCTGGACCGAGATCGCCGAGCTTCAGCCCTCTACCGGACTGGATTGCCCTCAACACCTATAAAGCAACACCTCAAGGTCCAGCAGAACCACAAGGATTTAATCCAGAACCATAGAAGTCAATCAAACCAGCGTTTACTGCCAGCGACTCTCATCCAGCATCTGACAGAGGAGGACGATGTTGATGGTGAGATGAAAGGACTAGATGACAGCTTACAGGCAGACCAGAACACAAACTTTTTACTGGATGATAGCACACCATTGACCCCTCCACTTACTGAAGACCCCATTTCTGTGACTTCTCCCTATTCTTCTAATCCTTCTACAATTGGAGAGGCTGCTTCTACACCAATAGCACCTACATTCCGCTGCCATGCCTGTAAAGGAAAATTCCGAACAGCTTCAGAGTTGGCCCGTCATGTCCGCATTCTTCACAATCCGTATAAATGCACTCTTTGTGCTTTCTCtgccagccaagaggaaagcctgGCATCTCATTTGCAGGAGTGCCACCCTTCCCCCGATGTACCCACTCTGCCACCAGCCTTCATTTCCAGGCCTATCATTGCAACCCCTGACACTCCTGTACCCACACCGAGTCATACCCCAGCTCCGACTCCTAATACCACACAAACGGCGTCAGGTGCAACAGCGGCCGCAGCCTCCTCACTGCCAGCATTTCGATGTGACACTTGTGGACAGCGGTTTACCCAGTCTTGGTTCCTGAAGGGACACATGCGAAAACACAAGGACTCCTTAGACCACAAGTGCCAGGTATGCGGCCGTGGTTTCAAGGAGCCTTGGTTCCTCAAAAACCACATGAAAGTACATCTCAATAAGCTTGGGCTGAAAGCTGGGCTTGGAAACCTTGGGGGACCAGCAGGTGCTGAGCAGCCAGCCAAAGGCTCTGCAACTAATCAGTCCCTCAATGCTCTGTACTCCAGCCTGCTTCTAGCTCAGCGAGGAGGTGGCAGAGGACAGGGAAGATCAGAGAGGGATACTGGGGGCAGAATTGGGATTGGCTCGAGCAAATCAGCTATCCTGGGATACCTGGGGTTGCCTAGCGATGGCAGTGGGGGCAGCTGTATGGAGAGACTTCAGGCAGTAGCTCAGGTGGCAGAAATGGGAAATGGTGGCAGTAGCAGTGTTAGCGCTTCAGGAGGAGGGGACCCAGGGAGAGGAGGGGGAGCCACTAGAGGAGGGAGCACAGGGGAAACAGCAGCACTGGTATCTGAAGGAGGAGAACAGGTGACCTGGTGGCAGCTTGTGGCCCGGAGCCTGGCAGTtgcccagcagcagcagcagcagcagcagcagaggcccCAACAGCAGGGTCAGCGAGGCCAGGGTCGGAACTCTGTGATCACAGAGGCCGACCAAGTCAGAGCCTACCTTGGAGGCCTTGATCCAAGAGAAGAAACAGGGGGTGCAGGAGGACCATGGGAATGCCCAGACTGTGGAAAGCTATTCCGAAGCCTTCAGCAAGTTGTGGTTCATGCTCGTGTTCACACTCAGCGGCCTCAAAAAGGAGGTGGCAGCAGAGAGGAGGGGAGTGGCAGCCGTAGAGGAGCAGGGCTTGGTAGAGGTGGCAGTGGTGAAGTGAGACAAGAATCTCAGCTTCACAGTAGTGGATCGCAACAAACAGGAGAAGCGAGACACGAATCAAAACTGCACAGTGGTGGATCCCAACAAGCAGGAGCACCAACAGGGTTTCACTCTGTCATCTCAAGCTTCAAAG GAGAAAATGGTTTGACAGCAGTCTCCTCCATACCTTCAGTTCCCACCAGGGAGCGTGTGCGTGGTAGAGGGATAAAAGACTGCCCCTATTGCGGTAAAGCCTTCCGCTCTTCACACCATCTTAAAGTGCACCTGAGAGTTCACACAG GTGAGAGACCCTACAAATGTCCCCACTGTGACTACGCAGGGACTCAATCTGGTTCCCTGAAGTACCACCTCCAGCGGCACCACAGGGAGCAACGTAACGCCCTCTCGGCTTCCTCCAACCCCTCCTCTACCGGTCTAACCTCCTCTATCAACAGTCTGACCTCTGGAACCTCTGGCCTGGCCAAACAGCGGCGATCTCAACAAAACCACTGCCCAGTCACCCGAGGCCCAACAGACACCTCCACCTCGAGGCCCAACCAGCAGTCTTGGCTGCTGGGGCTTCCTGACCAACGGGAGCATCGGAAGGCTTTGGCAGCTCTGAGGGATGTGGATTTAGAAACACAGTATAGATATCTTTCTGGGGTGATGGGGGCACTTTACCAAGGGGGGATGGAAGGAGGTTGGATCAGGGAGTCTCCACCACCAAAAACCCAGAAAGTGTCTCGCCGTAAGCCTCTTACTACAAGCCGAATGGTTCAGCCCACAAATGACAAGGAAGGGCCTGCATCTTCAACCCAAGAGGGTGGGTTTGAACCTCTGGACCTGTCTCGTCGTCCCTCCCCTGGTCTTGGAGGGATGGAAGAGGATGGACTCATCAGTATAGGGGATGGAGGAGGCATTGGTGGTGCTGAAGGAGGTGGTGACAGTACAACAGGGGTCACACTAAGCCAATGTTTGTTCTGCCCTTTCCGTACCTCTTCAGCAGAGCTGATGGCCATGCATCTCCAGGTCAACCACACCAGTAAATCAAGGCGTAAAAGAGGCTCTTCAGCTGCACTGGATGATGATGGAGCTCCAAAAACCACCAAGTCCCACACGACACACTCTGACTCTCTTCGAATGTGGAGGCTTGTGAGCGAGACAGAGTCCCAAGCACCACAAAGTGAGTGGTCCTCAACCCAGGCTCCGAACCAAAACGGAATCTCTGAGGATGAACAGGAACATCTGGATGATGACCTTGACCACCAAGACTCCAGCTCGGCCTCGGGATCCAAGAATGTAGCAGACAGTCTGGCACTAAAGGAGAAGACGGAGGGTGAGGAGGAAGACCAAGAGGAGGAATTAGAGGAGAATTTAGAGGACAGTAGTGAGGAGGACTCGCCAAGGCAGGACCAGGATTTGGGGATGTCACTCACCCTTTCACCAGCCCTGACCTCCATCCATCTGactgaagaggaggagagagtcTTAACAGATTAA
- the znf219 gene encoding zinc finger protein 219 isoform X2 encodes MDSPPECVLSLSCEQPQSPPTLPSLDHSPQASSPHTQLSLPDSPIALPIHSPEPSPQSPDTTPYFPLSPFPLLQDTNTNYHGVDEDDDEDEELDGVPSSPTPAVALFPGGGGPEAGCSPGLDSSPPATPSAPLLGFGALELALSSGQSGNCNDELDLQLFQKDTVTRAMPGVGGASSGPALRFPCHVCGKRFRFQSILSLHARAHSLDRDRRASALYRTGLPSTPIKQHLKVQQNHKDLIQNHRSQSNQRLLPATLIQHLTEEDDVDGEMKGLDDSLQADQNTNFLLDDSTPLTPPLTEDPISVTSPYSSNPSTIGEAASTPIAPTFRCHACKGKFRTASELARHVRILHNPYKCTLCAFSASQEESLASHLQECHPSPDVPTLPPAFISRPIIATPDTPVPTPSHTPAPTPNTTQTASGATAAAASSLPAFRCDTCGQRFTQSWFLKGHMRKHKDSLDHKCQVCGRGFKEPWFLKNHMKVHLNKLGLKAGLGNLGGPAGAEQPAKGSATNQSLNALYSSLLLAQRGGGRGQGRSERDTGGRIGIGSSKSAILGYLGLPSDGSGGSCMERLQAVAQVAEMGNGGSSSVSASGGGDPGRGGGATRGGSTGETAALVSEGGEQVTWWQLVARSLAVAQQQQQQQQQRPQQQGQRGQGRNSVITEADQVRAYLGGLDPREETGGAGGPWECPDCGKLFRSLQQVVVHARVHTQRPQKGGGSREEGSGSRRGAGLGRGGSGEVRQESQLHSSGSQQTGEARHESKLHSGGSQQAGAPTGFHSVISSFKGERPYKCPHCDYAGTQSGSLKYHLQRHHREQRNALSASSNPSSTGLTSSINSLTSGTSGLAKQRRSQQNHCPVTRGPTDTSTSRPNQQSWLLGLPDQREHRKALAALRDVDLETQYRYLSGVMGALYQGGMEGGWIRESPPPKTQKVSRRKPLTTSRMVQPTNDKEGPASSTQEGGFEPLDLSRRPSPGLGGMEEDGLISIGDGGGIGGAEGGGDSTTGVTLSQCLFCPFRTSSAELMAMHLQVNHTSKSRRKRGSSAALDDDGAPKTTKSHTTHSDSLRMWRLVSETESQAPQSEWSSTQAPNQNGISEDEQEHLDDDLDHQDSSSASGSKNVADSLALKEKTEGEEEDQEEELEENLEDSSEEDSPRQDQDLGMSLTLSPALTSIHLTEEEERVLTD; translated from the exons ATGGATTCTCCACCGGAGTGTGTGTTGTCTCTTTCTTGTGAGCAGCCCCAGTCTCCCCCAACACTGCCTTCTCTGGACCACAGTCCCCAGGCTTCTTCTCCTCACACCCAGCTCTCACTACCTGACAGCCCCATTGCCCTTCCCATTCACAGCCCAGAACCTTCCCCTCAGAGCCCAGACACTACGCCTTATTTCCCCCTCTCTCCCTTTCCCCTCCTCCAGGACACTAACACCAATTatcatggtgttgatgaagacgatgatgaagatgaagagctgGATGGAGTTCCTTCATCCCCAACTCCAGCTGTTGCTCTGTTTCCAGGAGGAGGGGGACCAGAAGCTGGATGTAGCCCTGGTTTGGACTCCTCTCCTCCAGCCACCCCATCGGCACCACTCCTTGGGTTTGGGGCGCTGGAACTGGCCCTTTCCTCGGGGCAGAGTGGAAACTGCAATGATGAGCTGGATCTCCAGCTGTTTCAGAAGGATACCGTTACCAGAGCGATGCCTGGAGTTGGAGGGGCTTCCTCAGGCCCTGCGCTCAGATTTCCCTGCCATGTGTGTGGAAAGAGATTCAGATTCCAAAGTATTTTGTCTCTCCATGCCCGAGCTCACAGTCTGGACCGAGATCGCCGAGCTTCAGCCCTCTACCGGACTGGATTGCCCTCAACACCTATAAAGCAACACCTCAAGGTCCAGCAGAACCACAAGGATTTAATCCAGAACCATAGAAGTCAATCAAACCAGCGTTTACTGCCAGCGACTCTCATCCAGCATCTGACAGAGGAGGACGATGTTGATGGTGAGATGAAAGGACTAGATGACAGCTTACAGGCAGACCAGAACACAAACTTTTTACTGGATGATAGCACACCATTGACCCCTCCACTTACTGAAGACCCCATTTCTGTGACTTCTCCCTATTCTTCTAATCCTTCTACAATTGGAGAGGCTGCTTCTACACCAATAGCACCTACATTCCGCTGCCATGCCTGTAAAGGAAAATTCCGAACAGCTTCAGAGTTGGCCCGTCATGTCCGCATTCTTCACAATCCGTATAAATGCACTCTTTGTGCTTTCTCtgccagccaagaggaaagcctgGCATCTCATTTGCAGGAGTGCCACCCTTCCCCCGATGTACCCACTCTGCCACCAGCCTTCATTTCCAGGCCTATCATTGCAACCCCTGACACTCCTGTACCCACACCGAGTCATACCCCAGCTCCGACTCCTAATACCACACAAACGGCGTCAGGTGCAACAGCGGCCGCAGCCTCCTCACTGCCAGCATTTCGATGTGACACTTGTGGACAGCGGTTTACCCAGTCTTGGTTCCTGAAGGGACACATGCGAAAACACAAGGACTCCTTAGACCACAAGTGCCAGGTATGCGGCCGTGGTTTCAAGGAGCCTTGGTTCCTCAAAAACCACATGAAAGTACATCTCAATAAGCTTGGGCTGAAAGCTGGGCTTGGAAACCTTGGGGGACCAGCAGGTGCTGAGCAGCCAGCCAAAGGCTCTGCAACTAATCAGTCCCTCAATGCTCTGTACTCCAGCCTGCTTCTAGCTCAGCGAGGAGGTGGCAGAGGACAGGGAAGATCAGAGAGGGATACTGGGGGCAGAATTGGGATTGGCTCGAGCAAATCAGCTATCCTGGGATACCTGGGGTTGCCTAGCGATGGCAGTGGGGGCAGCTGTATGGAGAGACTTCAGGCAGTAGCTCAGGTGGCAGAAATGGGAAATGGTGGCAGTAGCAGTGTTAGCGCTTCAGGAGGAGGGGACCCAGGGAGAGGAGGGGGAGCCACTAGAGGAGGGAGCACAGGGGAAACAGCAGCACTGGTATCTGAAGGAGGAGAACAGGTGACCTGGTGGCAGCTTGTGGCCCGGAGCCTGGCAGTtgcccagcagcagcagcagcagcagcagcagaggcccCAACAGCAGGGTCAGCGAGGCCAGGGTCGGAACTCTGTGATCACAGAGGCCGACCAAGTCAGAGCCTACCTTGGAGGCCTTGATCCAAGAGAAGAAACAGGGGGTGCAGGAGGACCATGGGAATGCCCAGACTGTGGAAAGCTATTCCGAAGCCTTCAGCAAGTTGTGGTTCATGCTCGTGTTCACACTCAGCGGCCTCAAAAAGGAGGTGGCAGCAGAGAGGAGGGGAGTGGCAGCCGTAGAGGAGCAGGGCTTGGTAGAGGTGGCAGTGGTGAAGTGAGACAAGAATCTCAGCTTCACAGTAGTGGATCGCAACAAACAGGAGAAGCGAGACACGAATCAAAACTGCACAGTGGTGGATCCCAACAAGCAGGAGCACCAACAGGGTTTCACTCTGTCATCTCAAGCTTCAAAG GTGAGAGACCCTACAAATGTCCCCACTGTGACTACGCAGGGACTCAATCTGGTTCCCTGAAGTACCACCTCCAGCGGCACCACAGGGAGCAACGTAACGCCCTCTCGGCTTCCTCCAACCCCTCCTCTACCGGTCTAACCTCCTCTATCAACAGTCTGACCTCTGGAACCTCTGGCCTGGCCAAACAGCGGCGATCTCAACAAAACCACTGCCCAGTCACCCGAGGCCCAACAGACACCTCCACCTCGAGGCCCAACCAGCAGTCTTGGCTGCTGGGGCTTCCTGACCAACGGGAGCATCGGAAGGCTTTGGCAGCTCTGAGGGATGTGGATTTAGAAACACAGTATAGATATCTTTCTGGGGTGATGGGGGCACTTTACCAAGGGGGGATGGAAGGAGGTTGGATCAGGGAGTCTCCACCACCAAAAACCCAGAAAGTGTCTCGCCGTAAGCCTCTTACTACAAGCCGAATGGTTCAGCCCACAAATGACAAGGAAGGGCCTGCATCTTCAACCCAAGAGGGTGGGTTTGAACCTCTGGACCTGTCTCGTCGTCCCTCCCCTGGTCTTGGAGGGATGGAAGAGGATGGACTCATCAGTATAGGGGATGGAGGAGGCATTGGTGGTGCTGAAGGAGGTGGTGACAGTACAACAGGGGTCACACTAAGCCAATGTTTGTTCTGCCCTTTCCGTACCTCTTCAGCAGAGCTGATGGCCATGCATCTCCAGGTCAACCACACCAGTAAATCAAGGCGTAAAAGAGGCTCTTCAGCTGCACTGGATGATGATGGAGCTCCAAAAACCACCAAGTCCCACACGACACACTCTGACTCTCTTCGAATGTGGAGGCTTGTGAGCGAGACAGAGTCCCAAGCACCACAAAGTGAGTGGTCCTCAACCCAGGCTCCGAACCAAAACGGAATCTCTGAGGATGAACAGGAACATCTGGATGATGACCTTGACCACCAAGACTCCAGCTCGGCCTCGGGATCCAAGAATGTAGCAGACAGTCTGGCACTAAAGGAGAAGACGGAGGGTGAGGAGGAAGACCAAGAGGAGGAATTAGAGGAGAATTTAGAGGACAGTAGTGAGGAGGACTCGCCAAGGCAGGACCAGGATTTGGGGATGTCACTCACCCTTTCACCAGCCCTGACCTCCATCCATCTGactgaagaggaggagagagtcTTAACAGATTAA